The genomic stretch AACTCACAAAAGACAAACGTATCATTGCTTTTATTGAATCTTGGAGAAAAAGCACTTCTGTCATAAAAAGACGAGTTTTTTGGTATTATCAGGCAAGATTAAGATGGATGGGAAATACCAATCACGCAAACACAGAAGATTTATTAACTATGATAGAAACAGACATCATGACTGAACAACCTGAAGTTCAATGGGCAAATGGGAAGAAAAATATAGAGCTAGCTGCATTTCCATTGGAGAAAAAACTGGACTTTATAAAGATGAAATAGTTCCAAGAGGATGCACACCAAGTTATCTTCCGCAATTTATTTCGATTGAAGTTTCCAAATTGAAAAAGTAGCGAGGTTTTCCTCATTCGTTAATACAAATTTAGTAAAATTAATGGGCATAAATATACAAGGAATAGCAGTTGATCTAAAAGACATTAATGAGATTTCTAAAAGACTATTATTTAATCCACTATCAGAATTTGGAAAGTCTACATTTGGAGAAATATCAGTGAACAGAATTGAAAATGATGAGCTTTATAGTATTAAAACTGAAAAAGGCTACATACTACTTGTTGGTGACAATATTCCTTTATGGGAAATAGAAAAGAGAGAAAAAAGCAACTCTCATTATTGGAAAATTTCTTTAAAACTACTTTCCAAAAAAGGTAAAGCACTAAAATTTATGATTGGAGAAACCTCAGGGATTTTTGCATATAAATATTATGTACACGGAAACCAAATAAGATACTTTAGCTTTAGTGAAGGAGAAATCATCGTTGATAATGGAAACAAAATGAATGTAGAGTTTCAAGGTTTATTCCCGGATCAGGTTATATATCAATTAATTTCTGAAATAACAGGAGACGATATTTCTACAATATCTCCCATGAAAGAAGTTTATATT from Kordia antarctica encodes the following:
- a CDS encoding DNA alkylation repair protein produces the protein MPKLPKKNTKLGDFRKIAKEIKKDHELAMELWSTNEFIPRQLAILIMDKKCITEEFINQIDTDIQKHELEERNQLTDWFMANQLTKDKRIIAFIESWRKSTSVIKRRVFWYYQARLRWMGNTNHANTEDLLTMIETDIMTEQPEVQWANGKKNIELAAFPLEKKLDFIKMK